Proteins found in one Misgurnus anguillicaudatus chromosome 3, ASM2758022v2, whole genome shotgun sequence genomic segment:
- the LOC129444901 gene encoding cyclic nucleotide-gated channel cone photoreceptor subunit alpha, whose amino-acid sequence MDPASDLYYHWLTIVAIPVFYNLMMLITRACFNELQDDFTTLWVVLDYTSDAIYYIDTFVRSRTGFLEQGLLVKDSKKLWEQYKKAPQFKSDVISMIPTDLIMLKVGYNNPELRFNRLFKMARLFEYFDRTETRTNFPNIFRIGNLVLYILIIIHWNGCIFFAISKTIGFGTDTWVYPNISDPDFGRLTRKYIYCLYWSTLTLTTIGETPPPVKDVEYLFVVADFLIGVLIFATIVGNVGAMISNMNASRAEFQAKIDSIKQYMQFRKVTKDLEARVVKWFDYLWTEQKTCDEKEVLKNLPDKLKAEIAINVHLETLRKVRIFQDCEAGLLIELVLKLQPQVFSPGDYICKKGDIGREMYIIKEGKLAVVADDGVTQFVVLGDGAYFGEISILGIKGSKAGNRRTANIRSVGYSDLFALSKDDLMEALTEYPDAKQALEEKGRAILMKDNLIDLAAANAGADPKDMEEKVNALETNLEVMQSKFARLMVDWTAVQNKIKQRIANMEARVKTLREEDLPEEVEDKNDK is encoded by the exons ATGGATCCGGCCTCAGATTTGTATTATCACTGGCTGACCATTGTAGCAATACCTGTATTCTACAACCTAATGATGCTTATTACCAG aGCCTGTTTTAATGAGCTGCAGGATGACTTTACCACCTTATGGGTCGTCCTGGACTACACATCAGATGCCATCTACTACATCGACACATTTGTGAGATCAAGGACAG GTTTCTTGGAACAAGGTTTACTAGTAAAAGATTCTAAGAAGCTGTGGGAACAATACAAAAAGGCACCGCAATTCAAGTCTGACGTGATTTCCATGATACCGACAGACTTAATAATGCTGAAAGTGGGTTACAACAATCCAGAACTGAGATTCAATCGGCTTTTCAAGATGGCTCGTCTATTCGAGTACTTCGACCGCACCGAAACCAGAACCAACTTTCCCAACATCTTCAGAATCGGCAACCTCGTCCTCTACATCCTTATCATCATCCACTGGAACGGCTGCATCTTTTTCGCCATCTCAAAAACAATCGGTTTCGGGACGGACACTTGGGTGTACCCCAACATCAGTGACCCGGACTTTGGTCGTCTTACTAGAAAGTACATCTACTGTCTGTACTGGTCTACTCTAACCCTCACAACCATAGGAGAGACTCCGCCCCCGGTCAAAGATGTTGAGTACTTATTCGTAGTAGCTGATTTTCTCATCGGCGTGCTTATTTTCGCCACCATCGTCGGTAACGTCGGCGCCATGATTTCCAACATGAACGCCTCCCGTGCCGAGTTCCAGGCCAAGATTGACTCCATCAAGCAGTACATGCAGTTTCGAAAGGTCACCAAAGATCTGGAGGCCCGTGTTGTTAAGTGGTTCGACTACCTTTGGACGGAGCAGAAGACCTGCGATGAAAAGGAAGTTCTCAAGAATCTCCCAGAcaagctaaaagcggagatcgCCATCAACGTCCATTTAGAAACCCTCAGAAAAGTGCGTATCTTTCAGGACTGCGAGGCTGGTCTTTTGATTGAGCTTGTCCTCAAGCTCCAGCCGCAAGTTTTTAGTCCCGGAGACTACATTTGCAAAAAGGGTGACATCGGACGGGAGATGTACATAATCAAAGAAGGCAAGCTGGCCGTGGTGGCCGACGATGGCGTCACACAGTTTGTGGTCCTCGGAGATGGCGCTTACTTCGGCGAAATCAGCATCCTGGGTATCAAAGGTAGCAAAGCAGGAAACCGCAGAACTGCTAACATACGTAGCGTGGGATATTCAGACCTGTTCGCCCTCTCAAAAGACGACTTGATGGAGGCGCTAACTGAATACCCGGACGCAAAGCAGGCTTTGGAGGAGAAAGGCAGGGCCATTCTCATGAAAGACAATCTTATCGACTTGGCTGCGGCCAATGCGGGCGCCGACCCTAAAGACATGGAAGAAAAGGTCAACGCATTGGAGACAAATCTGGAGGTGATGCAGAGCAAATTCGCTCGTCTTATGGTAGATTGGACAGCTGTTCAAAACAAGATCAAACAGCGGATCGCCAACATGGAGGCAAGAGTGAAGACCCTTAGGGAAGAGGATTTGCCAGAGGAAGTGGAGGATAAGAATGACAAATAG
- the cfap221 gene encoding cilia- and flagella-associated protein 221 isoform X2 encodes MEVVLSAPETFSSSVRKKNLLPLSQLVEDTRKSVPHHLLETREFTKLKSNSVVQAEPSELHFSGFEVGKDYRKILKLVNISSEVISVHILPPLTKNFQIKYIKKCRLVPGLAYTVTVSFHPDEWHYFFDNIRIHCEGEENLLVPVHAYPVINDLHIPSHITLPPVPLGQSISHVIPLSCSCPIDFEFHVHCLRPHEAFTVSPLSGIIPANGKTEIKVTFTPVLYCTADITLQLVISQFNCKPVVWTVTGSSSPYLLLSQKDETVEDDVLVGKRKIVDGKPVASHHRPKMALALAKGGEKRRKGDSQLMVSTTDITTNADQTKKMKEAAFLKKAKQKQEKAILDRWPVDVGNDKLKMLKVQDEAVGACKQKYSGKSLAISRSSPKRSSQGILRNAGQLPGCPAVFSSYDTGQLEVKPKALKLFQQAVRKVVRQCRINKRRQADEKSAEQLLKLTPEKLLPFRFPTFLPEDQLDELAVSALGHVPVSPPIPNMKPSTIPATCSLKVPQYNRPVVYQPVSVFDAAATLIPSNLFTTLRTGAEDELLPVLACSSADLSEDEEDRNTEEPDGANQDLHPSLSFCAPEALLKPPHAHPLRVFNPAPHVYAFKSSPLYLECDRDFHLCPLQRFTPKGNVVGMYAPAKKLLDRKDIIKGIMTWKKFPSVALSTISTMSTFTDHAPCMSDPFSNILLPVEAPPALQNLPDSIIDEIQAGLSDGSELSLTPEMVEAEFGLPERFSTPSPKENKDDGIRMTKSAGTTSREPCETPLESNHSNKLGPNVLQRFKQLKSLARTSIPDNNK; translated from the exons ATGGAAGTAGTACTTTCTGCCCCAGAGACTTTCTCCAGCAGTGTAAGGAAAAAAAACCTGCTTCCTCTGAGTCAACTGGTAGAGGACACCAGAAAAAGTGTCCCCCATCACCTGCTTGAAACCA GGGAGTTCACAAAATTGAAGAGTAACAGTGTAGTTCAAGCTGAACCATCAGAACTGCATTTCAGTGGTTTTGAAGTAGGAAAGGATTATAGGAAGATCTTG AAACTTGTCAACATCTCTTCTGAAGTTATCAGTGTTCACATTCTTCCACCTCTGACTAAGAATTTTCAAATAAAGTACATAAAAAAG TGCCGACTGGTCCCGGGTCTGGCATATACTGTTACAGTAAGCTTCCATCCAGACGAGTGGCATTATTTTTTTGACAACATCAGAATTCACTGCGAG GGAGAGGAGAACTTACTGGTTCCTGTTCACGCATATCCCGTTATCAACGATCTTCATATTCCATCTCACATTACTTTACCACCTGTGCCACTTGGACAGAG caTCAGTCATGTGATTCCACTTAGTTGCAGTTGTCCGATAGACTTTGAATTTCATGTGCATTGCCTACGACCCCATGAAGCCTTTACTGTGAGCCCTCTATCAG GGATCATTCCAGCAAATGGAAAGACGGAGATAAAAGTGACTTTCACACCTGTGCTGTATTGTACAGCTGACATTACACTGCAGCTGGTTATCTCTCAATTCAACTGTAAACCTGTTGTTTGGACAGTTACAGGTTCCTCTTCTCCATATCTGCTGCTCAG TCAAAAAGATGAAACTGTTGAGGATGATGTTTTGGTTGGAAAGCGAAAGATCGTTGATGGAAAACCTGTTGCATCCCATCATAGACCTAAAATGGCTCTTGCCTTGGCGAAG GGTGGTGAAAAGAGAAGAAAAGGTGATTCACAGCTGATGGTCTCCACCACCGATATCACAACTAATGCGGACCAGACTAAAAAGATGAAGGAAGCCGCATTTTTAAAGAAGGCGAAACAAAAGCAGGAGAAAGCCATTCTTGACCGCTG GCCGGTTGATGTGGGTAATGACAAACTTAAAATGTTGAAGGTGCAAGACGAGGCAGTTGGTGCATGTAaa caaaaataTAGTGGTAAGTCATTGGCCATTTCAAGATCTTCACCCAAACGTTCTTCACAAGGAATTTTGAGAAATGCAGGACAG CTCCCAGGATGCCCTGCCGTTTTCAGCAGCTATGACACTGGCCAGCTCGAGGTCAAACCAAAAGCACTTAAACTCTTCCAGCAAGCTGTTCGTAAG GTTGTTCGTCAATGTCGAATAAACAAGAGGCGTCAGGCAGATGAAAAATCGG CTGAACAACTTTTGAAGCTGACACCAGAAAAGCTTCTGCCCTTCAGATTTCCTACATTTCTACCTGAAGATCAACTTGACGAACTG GCTGTGAGTGCATTGGGTCACGTTCCTGTGAGTCCGCCAATACCGAATATGAAACCCAGCACCATTCCAGCAACCTGCAGTCTAAAG gttccCCAGTATAACAGACCAGTTGTATATCAGCCAGTATCTGTGTTTGATGCTGCAGCAACATTAATTCCATCTAACCTGTTTACGACATTACGCACTGGAGCAGAG GATGAGCTTTTGCCAGTGCTGGCATGTTCATCTGCAGACCTCAGCGAGGATGAGGAGGACAGGAACACAGAGGAACCTGATGGAGCAAATCAGGATTTACATCCCAGTCTTAGTTTCTGTGCTCCTGAAGCATTACTCAAACCACCACATGCACATCCTCTCCGGGTTTTT AATCCTGCACCACATGTTTACGCCTTTAAATCATCCCCGCTGTACCTGGAGTGTGATCGAGACTTTCACCTCTGCCCACTGCAACGATTTACTCCGAAGGGCAATGTAGTGGGCATGTACGCCCCTGCAAAGAAGCTTCTAGATAGAAAG gATATAATCAAAGGGATTATGACATGGAAGAAATTTCCTTCAGTGGCTTTGAGCACTATATCTACTATGTCAACATTTACAGATCACGCCCCATGCAT GTCTGATCCCTTCAGTAACATATTGCTTCCTGTGGAGGCACCACCCGCTCTTCAGAATCTGCCTGACAGCATCATAGACGAGATTCAAGCTGGATT GTCAGACGGATCAGAGCTCAGTCTCACTCCTGAGATGGTGGAAGCAGAGTTTGGCCTGCCTGAGAGATTTTCAACACCATCTCCGAAAGAGAATAAAGACGATGG AATTCGAATGACAAAATCGGCAGGAACAACCAGCAG AGAGCCATGTGAGACGCCACTGGAGTCAAACCACAGCAACAAACTGGGACCAAACGTTCTACAGAgatttaaacaattaaaatcTTTAGCCAGGACCAGCATCCCTGATAATAATAAATAG
- the cfap221 gene encoding cilia- and flagella-associated protein 221 isoform X1: MEVVLSAPETFSSSVRKKNLLPLSQLVEDTRKSVPHHLLETREFTKLKSNSVVQAEPSELHFSGFEVGKDYRKILKLVNISSEVISVHILPPLTKNFQIKYIKKCRLVPGLAYTVTVSFHPDEWHYFFDNIRIHCEGEENLLVPVHAYPVINDLHIPSHITLPPVPLGQSISHVIPLSCSCPIDFEFHVHCLRPHEAFTVSPLSGIIPANGKTEIKVTFTPVLYCTADITLQLVISQFNCKPVVWTVTGSSSPYLLLSQKDETVEDDVLVGKRKIVDGKPVASHHRPKMALALAKGGEKRRKGDSQLMVSTTDITTNADQTKKMKEAAFLKKAKQKQEKAILDRWPVDVGNDKLKMLKVQDEAVGACKQKYSGKSLAISRSSPKRSSQGILRNAGQLPGCPAVFSSYDTGQLEVKPKALKLFQQAVRKVVRQCRINKRRQADEKSAEQLLKLTPEKLLPFRFPTFLPEDQLDELAVSALGHVPVSPPIPNMKPSTIPATCSLKVPQYNRPVVYQPVSVFDAAATLIPSNLFTTLRTGAEDELLPVLACSSADLSEDEEDRNTEEPDGANQDLHPSLSFCAPEALLKPPHAHPLRVFNPAPHVYAFKSSPLYLECDRDFHLCPLQRFTPKGNVVGMYAPAKKLLDRKDIIKGIMTWKKFPSVALSTISTMSTFTDHAPCMSDPFSNILLPVEAPPALQNLPDSIIDEIQAGLSDGSELSLTPEMVEAEFGLPERFSTPSPKENKDDGIRMTKSAGTTSRFKMLTSVSTGHWLFSSLVAPEGFLFENSTTSVNAAYRTKSDLLCLTGMENSLDT, from the exons ATGGAAGTAGTACTTTCTGCCCCAGAGACTTTCTCCAGCAGTGTAAGGAAAAAAAACCTGCTTCCTCTGAGTCAACTGGTAGAGGACACCAGAAAAAGTGTCCCCCATCACCTGCTTGAAACCA GGGAGTTCACAAAATTGAAGAGTAACAGTGTAGTTCAAGCTGAACCATCAGAACTGCATTTCAGTGGTTTTGAAGTAGGAAAGGATTATAGGAAGATCTTG AAACTTGTCAACATCTCTTCTGAAGTTATCAGTGTTCACATTCTTCCACCTCTGACTAAGAATTTTCAAATAAAGTACATAAAAAAG TGCCGACTGGTCCCGGGTCTGGCATATACTGTTACAGTAAGCTTCCATCCAGACGAGTGGCATTATTTTTTTGACAACATCAGAATTCACTGCGAG GGAGAGGAGAACTTACTGGTTCCTGTTCACGCATATCCCGTTATCAACGATCTTCATATTCCATCTCACATTACTTTACCACCTGTGCCACTTGGACAGAG caTCAGTCATGTGATTCCACTTAGTTGCAGTTGTCCGATAGACTTTGAATTTCATGTGCATTGCCTACGACCCCATGAAGCCTTTACTGTGAGCCCTCTATCAG GGATCATTCCAGCAAATGGAAAGACGGAGATAAAAGTGACTTTCACACCTGTGCTGTATTGTACAGCTGACATTACACTGCAGCTGGTTATCTCTCAATTCAACTGTAAACCTGTTGTTTGGACAGTTACAGGTTCCTCTTCTCCATATCTGCTGCTCAG TCAAAAAGATGAAACTGTTGAGGATGATGTTTTGGTTGGAAAGCGAAAGATCGTTGATGGAAAACCTGTTGCATCCCATCATAGACCTAAAATGGCTCTTGCCTTGGCGAAG GGTGGTGAAAAGAGAAGAAAAGGTGATTCACAGCTGATGGTCTCCACCACCGATATCACAACTAATGCGGACCAGACTAAAAAGATGAAGGAAGCCGCATTTTTAAAGAAGGCGAAACAAAAGCAGGAGAAAGCCATTCTTGACCGCTG GCCGGTTGATGTGGGTAATGACAAACTTAAAATGTTGAAGGTGCAAGACGAGGCAGTTGGTGCATGTAaa caaaaataTAGTGGTAAGTCATTGGCCATTTCAAGATCTTCACCCAAACGTTCTTCACAAGGAATTTTGAGAAATGCAGGACAG CTCCCAGGATGCCCTGCCGTTTTCAGCAGCTATGACACTGGCCAGCTCGAGGTCAAACCAAAAGCACTTAAACTCTTCCAGCAAGCTGTTCGTAAG GTTGTTCGTCAATGTCGAATAAACAAGAGGCGTCAGGCAGATGAAAAATCGG CTGAACAACTTTTGAAGCTGACACCAGAAAAGCTTCTGCCCTTCAGATTTCCTACATTTCTACCTGAAGATCAACTTGACGAACTG GCTGTGAGTGCATTGGGTCACGTTCCTGTGAGTCCGCCAATACCGAATATGAAACCCAGCACCATTCCAGCAACCTGCAGTCTAAAG gttccCCAGTATAACAGACCAGTTGTATATCAGCCAGTATCTGTGTTTGATGCTGCAGCAACATTAATTCCATCTAACCTGTTTACGACATTACGCACTGGAGCAGAG GATGAGCTTTTGCCAGTGCTGGCATGTTCATCTGCAGACCTCAGCGAGGATGAGGAGGACAGGAACACAGAGGAACCTGATGGAGCAAATCAGGATTTACATCCCAGTCTTAGTTTCTGTGCTCCTGAAGCATTACTCAAACCACCACATGCACATCCTCTCCGGGTTTTT AATCCTGCACCACATGTTTACGCCTTTAAATCATCCCCGCTGTACCTGGAGTGTGATCGAGACTTTCACCTCTGCCCACTGCAACGATTTACTCCGAAGGGCAATGTAGTGGGCATGTACGCCCCTGCAAAGAAGCTTCTAGATAGAAAG gATATAATCAAAGGGATTATGACATGGAAGAAATTTCCTTCAGTGGCTTTGAGCACTATATCTACTATGTCAACATTTACAGATCACGCCCCATGCAT GTCTGATCCCTTCAGTAACATATTGCTTCCTGTGGAGGCACCACCCGCTCTTCAGAATCTGCCTGACAGCATCATAGACGAGATTCAAGCTGGATT GTCAGACGGATCAGAGCTCAGTCTCACTCCTGAGATGGTGGAAGCAGAGTTTGGCCTGCCTGAGAGATTTTCAACACCATCTCCGAAAGAGAATAAAGACGATGG AATTCGAATGACAAAATCGGCAGGAACAACCAGCAG
- the crfb15 gene encoding cytokine receptor family member B15 produces the protein MSVEIRALSVILCVLLNIQPSHAGLTELAAPQNVKITSINMGAILEWTYPHSFMDNVTYTARYILRKSIIYICMNSKELKCDAGDLPTTYGNYRFQVRAEHQGRFSQWTNASEFIPKRDTTIGPPTVHLVIRNNILDVHVQDPVLKVGTLTGVYFQVSYVIKYWIDGLEDSVIEKKIKKTEEDSMEDVKRSIKALSLWSRYCVQARVVPNGYRNLTPFSTPVCVLNIPVGTSCVIAAAILLPLVILASWMIYKMKSFLYPKTKLPDRFSKFEAIQHATNQKERLDKISAITEEHLHDGLSVKDKISEETSCLTPIQMEDDYKHLMQTKPAPTFYPNHIYPLCLKSKLLTHLNQPGIGSSNAIQTYYNFNDPNIDEKITNSVY, from the exons ATGTCTGTGGAGATCAGAGCATTGAGTGTAATATTATGTGTGTTACTGAACATTCAACCATCACATGCTG GACTGACAGAATTGGCTGCACCTCAGAATGTGAAGATAACGTCCATCAACATGGGTGCAATTCTTGAGTGGACATATCCACACAGTTTTATGGATAATGTAACATATACTGCAAGATATAT CCTGAGAAAATCCATTATTTACATCTGTATGAACTCTAAAGAGCTAAAATGTGACGCAGGAGATCTGCCTACTACATATGGGAACTACCGGTTTCAGGTGCGAGCAGAGCATCAGGGACGGTTCTCTCAGTGGACTAATGCATCTGAATTCATACCTAAACGCGACA CTACCATCGGACCACCTACTGTACATCTTGTCATCAGAAATAATATTTTGGATGTGCATGTTCAAGATCCAGTGCTGAAAGTGGGCACACTTACAGGTGTTTACTTTCAAGTGTCTTACGTCATCAAATATTGGATTGATGGCTTGGAAGACTcg GTGATAGAGAAAAAGATTAAAAAGACAGAAGAGGACAGTATGGAAGATGTTAAGAGAAGCATAAAAGCGTTAAGCTTATGGAGCAGATATTGTGTTCAGGCGCGAGTGGTTCCCAATGGCTACAGAAATCTGACCCCGTTCAGTACACCTGTTTGTGTGCTCAATATTCCTG TGGGGACCAGTTGTGTGATCGCCGCAGCCATCCTGCTTCCTCTGGTGATCCTGGCTTCCTGGatgatatataaaatgaaatcgTTTCTGTATCCCAAAACCAAACTACCAGATCGTTTCAGCAAG tttgagGCCATACAACATGCAACAAATCAGAAAGAAAGGCTGGATAAAATAAGTGCCATAACAGAGGAACATCTTCATGATGGGCTCAGTGTGAAAGACAAGATTTCGGAGGAAACGTCCTGTCTAACCCCGATCCAAATGGAAGATGACTACAAACACCTGATGCAAACAAAACCAGCACCTACTTTTTACCCAAACCATATCTACCCATTGTGCTTGAAGAGCAAGCTGCTTACTCATTTAAATCAACCTGGGATCGGAAGCTCCAATGCCATTCAGACCTACTACAATTTTAACGACCCCAACATTGATGAGAAAATAACTAATAGTGTTTACTGA